TTTTTGAAGCACCTTCTATAGTTGCATTGTTTCCCAGCTTGCATGATTTAACGAACCATTTCAATTTACAATTTACTTCTTCTGGGTAAAAAGAATGCTAATGCAGCGATGAGCCCAGGTGTTCTACATGAAATGCAGGTCTCGATGAAGAACTCTTCAGGGCGTTAAAAATTTCTCCATGGTTCCTTGCCGGCTTTTGTTAACGTGGTTGGCTTAGTTGCACAGGTGATAGTGGAGCATGCTTTGCTTTTATAGTCATGTACAAATCCTTAATTACCTTATTTCAATAGCATAATTCACTCTCCTTGCAATGCCATCGTTTAGTATTGGAGTTTCTCCTTTTTTGACGTGACACATAGCCATGCCAAGAGTCTTTGGGTGCTGCATGGTGCGTATATTTCCAATCCTGTGGCACTGCTCTCAAGTACTTTGTCAAGAAATTACTACAACTGTGAGgtaagtctctctctctccccctccttttctttttagagaaagaaaatgtAGAAATTTTACCAAGTTGTCTGTCACAAGTTATCGGAGGGACTATTTTCCCTTGCTGGCTCCCTGATCTAAAGCCTATGGTGTCAATTAACTCGAGCCTGGCACTCACATGGAACACATCTCACatcgtttctttttctttttatgcagtccatgttggaaaaagaccTCATTTTGCATGACTGTTTATGTATTGCCTCTCATTCGTTCTTCCCACCACAAGGATCCATTATCATGAACACCAACTCCTCCAAGAACCTCTCCCGAGTgagttcatttttatttgtttcggCAATTAGCAGTGACTTTTGTCTTGAAGAACCGGATTGTATGTTTATTATCTTTTGTAAAAACTAgttggaaaaataaatgaattttactCACGATCTCTAGAACATTATAACCAAGTAGATATAtagcattataaaaaataaatcacaaaacaaaaaggataaaaatccGACCTGCCGGATTCGAACCAGCGACCTAAGGATTGGCTGCTGGCATCACCACTACAGTCCTCCGCTCTACCAACTGAGCTAAGGTCGGCTTGTTTTTGTTGTAACAGATAATTTTGTAATTCTACTGAGAATCTTGTATTCTTGTGACTTTTTTTAATAGACTTCCAGACTGCTTTTGTCATTGTGTTTCAAATATATTTgagtgtattttttatacaaaattaaattgagattgttttatttttttatggttttgatttacggatatttttttaataaaaaaatacttaaaaaaaaaccatgaactactataaaaaaacacaagttggAGTGGGGGTTAATTTCATAACAGGGGGTTTTGGGGCCCTTTGGGGACCCTcaacatatttaatattaatatttatttcaaatcctAATAATTGACAAAGATGAAGCTTGCTCAACCCTATAAATCTCCAacataagaaacaaaatataaaaaagccaAAGATGTGCGGTGAAATAATTAGCATTGTAATTCATATAGAATGCAACATCCTTTTCTTCATTCCACTTCCCTCTTTCCTTCACTCAAATTGAGGGATGGTAATGGTATGCTTTGTTCATAAGCAAAGAAATTGTAAGGATCAACCATACCCTTCACAATCTTCAGCCTCTCAAAATTGTTCTTGAAATACTTTTGACCCCATTTTGCAGCTTCATCATTCTTACCCAAATCCAAATCTCTGTAGTTCACGTAGGCACCCCTTGGATTCTTAGACACATATGGTGTCATGTTCTCATATATGGACCTTATCCAATTTATGTGCCTCTGTGATGACACGATGTCCCCGTCTTCCCACTTAACAAAATACTGTATGTTGTACAGAATTCCTTCTCTATATGGAAATGGAGTTTCTGATTCTGATATTTCCTCCATTCTTCCACCATAAGGATCCATGATCAATAttggcttctcttcttccaaACACCAACTCCATAGCTTTTCCAGAACAGGCTCTGCTATGGGATGCTCAATAAAATCTGTTGTCGCCTTGAAGAAGCCTTTTGGTTCTGGTTTCCTGTTTACAAGGGCTTCCAGAGTTTCCCCTTCGGGGTACACTGAGAAGTAAAGGATGGACTCAATCCAGCTCATTTCAGTACAATCTATACTCCTTAAGCCCAAATCAGGAAAACTTTCCTCCATTGTTTCAAGGAGCTGATCAGTTCTTCCAAGAAACAAAGAGTTAAAAGTTGCTTTGATGGTTCTGTTCCCTTTGCTTGCATCACCAACAGCTTCTATAATGACCCTAATGAACAAGTTTTCATCAAGATTTGGCCCTATATGTTGCCACTTGTGGACAAGACTAGTTGCTCCTTGCTCTAGTGTCCTTCCAACACTGAATACAGTGACGGTTGTTGGAACATGAACAAGGTTCACCTTCCAAGCAAGGATGACCCCAAAACTTGCTCCCCCGCCTCCTCTAATAGCCCAAAAGAGATCCTCTCCCATTGATCCTCTATCAAGAACTCTTCCATTGACATCAACTATGTGAGCATCAAGAATGTGATCAGAAGCTAGGCCGTAATTTCTCAACATGGTACCAAACCCACCTCCACTAAAGTGCCCGCCAACACCAACTGTCGGACAAATTCCTGCTGGAAATCCATGGACTGGACTTCTCTCTGCAATCCTATAATACAATTCACCAACTGTTGCCCCGGCCTGGACCCATGCACTGTTATCTTCCAAGTCAACTATTATTGATCTAAGATTGAAAAGATCAAGAATCACAAAAGGGACATCTGACGTGTACGAAAGGCCTTCGTAGTCATGTCCACCACTTCTGATTGTGATTTGCAACCCATGCTGCCTACAGCATGTGACTGTGGCCTGCACATGGGAGTAGGCCAAAGGTGTGACTATGTAAAGTGGCTTAGGAGTTGAGGGAGAGTAGAACCTAAGGTTTTGAATAGGATATTCAAGAGAAAACTGAAAGGAAGAATCATTTGGAGTTAGCACAACGTTGGAGAGTGATATTTGTGGAGGGATCTTTGAAGAAAGACATTGAATGAAAGAATCATGGCTTGGAATACTGGAACGTTTTGATGATGGGACAAGGAAGACTAAGAGAGAAAATATGGAGAGAGATCTTCTGACTTGCAAATCCATTTTCTTTGCTGGATATGCAATACCTGATCGTTGATTTTCTTCTTACTGACCCACTGTAGCACCATTGCATGTTAGTTTAGCTTATTAAAGAAACACAGACAGCATCTTATCTTAAGTTTCCACACTTCAATGTCTGtgacctataaaaaaatatgaaaagtttTAATTAGAGACAATAATGGGCAGCTGGTGGTAGCTGATAATGATACAACGTGCTTCTCATTGCAAATCCTCGTGGATTAATTCAACCATAGTTAACTTTAGCTGTTGATCAACTCAACAACCCAAATTGGATTTATTTTacgttttattttgaattgtttttaatattgatctGAGTAAACTTGTATGAGCTAACACGTTGATCTATTGCTACACAGTCGACTCgattaaatttagtttaaatcCAACCATGTTAAAATCAAGagatttttccttaaaaaacttagataaaattgttttgaataaaattatgaaattagattgACAAGATGATATGCAAGTTGACCTGATAATCCAGCAAACCAAGCCCTAAACCTAGTCAAAATTTAGCTGGTTCTGACAGTTATGAATTTACTTTTCGAGGTAGTTATTCTCTTTGTCTGGTGTTCATTCAATTTACCAATAACTCTTGAGCTTGACATGTGCTAGAAACCTGCTAAGATTTTCGACAAGTTATATATCAAGAATTCATTGCAAATTTTAAGCAAGTTGAACGGAGTTACAATGTTAAGAAAGTTTCTAGCATAAAGgacctaattaaataaataaataaataaaatatatccgACAAATCCCTAtttacttttataaataaaaaagtaaatgtaAGGtcataaaaagaatatatatatatataatcctatttacttttttttatattaacgtAGGTGTCTCGCCCAGCTTGCGCATACCTCCATTAATTTCACGAGTTCTAAAATTATCGATCATATAATAAAGAAGGCAAAACtcaagaatataatttattattagaaaaacttatctatttaaattgaaaatatattatattatctatatttaaacactaaaaatacaaaaaatttaaaatattgggCAGGGGCCCAGGTCTTTGCCCGCCTTTCCCTGGTTCCGCCCTTGCATGTAAATCTCTAGTTGCTGAAGGTTATGAAACTCAAATTAgtgatttttagaaaataaatttaaaatctgattagTCAAGATAGACCCTTCGTGTTAATCTTGTTTACTTTTATAGATTAATGCAAAGTTAACAGACCCTTAATTGCTTATACAGTTTAACATCCCATATGAAATTTCAGTGTGGTCAATTGCTTCACCAAATGGATTACATGCAAGAGTTTCTGCGAGTAATTatactttaataaataattaaaaaataaaattgggcaGCAAGGCCATAATttctttcttataatttttaatttattcaataacTTTGTCAAATCACTAATTCAATGGGTCAATCAAAATATATAGCGCtacagaataatataaaatgattctTAAGGTTACACATAGATGAGATagttaataatgttttaataaCATCAAAGCCTTAACAATAAAAGTTTGAATATAGATTTTCCATTAactattctaattaaaattaataaataactcTGGAaagatataacaaaaaaaaacacataaaacctttttttataaaaatttaataataatttaaatttttagactgaattaatttttatttaaaaaaaaaatatcatgattttgGTTTATCATAAATTTGTTCTTCAAACTAGCTTATTATCTCTAGCTATTTGTTGCCAATTTCTCATCCCATATGAAGTGGAAGAGGTGGGATTCTATGCTCATGCCTGAAGAAGTTGTCAGCATCATCTCTGCAGAGCCAAGCTGTAGAAGTTATATTTGAAATACTTGAGACCCCAGGAAGACTGTAACGACTCAAACCCCGAGTTCATGACAAGTAATGTAAGATTAATAGTCTTGAAAGAAAAACTCTTTTATGCTAAATTTCAAAACAGAcacatcaaaaaaaaacaaattatttaaatatacatAGCATTTTATAATcttcataaatatttattattcaaaactaatgaaattaaatgatactTCAAAAGTTCTcatcaataattaaaacaaaaacaataatccataatactcattacattatcaaaaatccaaacttaattaaaccaaaataatagtAAAACATCTAAAACAtcgaatcaaaactaaaaggaaagccTCACAAAATAAGCAAGGTATACCGACCAAAACTGAAGAAGCAGGAACACAATAAAATTCACATGCTATCAGAAagtaaaaacttgaaataatattaagaatgaggggtgagttcaaccaacttagtgaggaaataatatttaatatgcattttaattattaatagttGCAAGTCgatttatcttgatatacatttacatatacatactaaacatattatcataatataatggaatacatgtcagagatcaaaTGACACTTGAAGAtaaccagatgacacccgaaggtgaccactgtgggatgatcagtcacCACAGGTTGATGCCTCTCTTACTAGCCAAGTATACAGAATATTATGTGTACATACACAAATTACTCTCCGCTAGTATGAAGTTACTAACAAGTCTTATATCAAAGCATAATacatatttatataatcattaaagaaatgtatatcatatcaaatagaatttagttCGAACAGATTATGAgtgcaaaatgaaaaataaatgagtaCTTGGGAaacaaagtaatatatataaatattcaagaaattaattggATGTACTCattaatatacatacatatttatatataatatatgcaCATTAAATATtccaaatcaattatcaaactgAAATTCATCATCATTAACCTCATAATAACGCTATCCAGAATCTCAAAATACATTTAGgggttaaattgtaattttttcaaagtttagagattaaactaaaatttttataaatcaagaaccaaaataaaatttgattatcttcaacctcaaaaccCTTCTGTCCATATTTTTcagcaaaattaaaataaatttcttaaccccataagaattaatttaaacaaatcaactcATAAATCCTTATTTCTAACTACATACTAATTAAACACCTAACATTAAACccttaataatcataaatcaatcTTAACAATATATACTTCTAATCCTCGTAAACCCTAAAACAATCATACACTCAACACAACACAAGAAGTCCCAAACACACAAGAAGTCGGATCATATTTTATCAGAAAATTTAAAGAGCAATGGCAAATACAGGAAAACAAAGCCATACTCTCTTTTAAACACAAAGCGTTCAAGGAATCAACTAAAAGCAATATAGGCAAGGAGattttctcaaaaacaaacTAACAAAAAAGCAAGCTTAATTTATACAGAACTTCCCGGGTGGGAATGGGCACGACAAAAATTGATAACGTCCATGTCAAGTCTAAAACCCTGGTAGACAACACTTggattaacatgatttaaatcaATGGATGGCCGATGAACgaacttaaaaagaaagaaaaataaatttcagacCCTCCACGTTGACCCTTGCTAGATGTAATGCTATGCtttcaattaaattatctaCATTTTCTTTGCCATTTTTTATGGAGGAAGTGTTCCAAAAACTCTGTCCCACAACGCCGAAGTGATTCCAAATCCCTTATCTTGGACCCGGAAGTGATGGTTCATGTGATATTTCTGTAGAACACAATTCAGAAGAGCATTAGTAAGCTCATGGAGCACTGGTTTTCATCAAGCACCCTTTGTTAGAAATTGAAAAGGGacaaaaatgagagagagaaacatAGCAAAAACTTTAAATCCTCAATGTATGCTAGCTTTAATCtcattgacaattttttttgtgatcacTGATGAAGTGAAACTGTATCCGGTTACAAATC
This genomic interval from Populus alba chromosome 1, ASM523922v2, whole genome shotgun sequence contains the following:
- the LOC118035891 gene encoding tetrahydroberberine oxidase-like, whose amino-acid sequence is MDLQVRRSLSIFSLLVFLVPSSKRSSIPSHDSFIQCLSSKIPPQISLSNVVLTPNDSSFQFSLEYPIQNLRFYSPSTPKPLYIVTPLAYSHVQATVTCCRQHGLQITIRSGGHDYEGLSYTSDVPFVILDLFNLRSIIVDLEDNSAWVQAGATVGELYYRIAERSPVHGFPAGICPTVGVGGHFSGGGFGTMLRNYGLASDHILDAHIVDVNGRVLDRGSMGEDLFWAIRGGGGASFGVILAWKVNLVHVPTTVTVFSVGRTLEQGATSLVHKWQHIGPNLDENLFIRVIIEAVGDASKGNRTIKATFNSLFLGRTDQLLETMEESFPDLGLRSIDCTEMSWIESILYFSVYPEGETLEALVNRKPEPKGFFKATTDFIEHPIAEPVLEKLWSWCLEEEKPILIMDPYGGRMEEISESETPFPYREGILYNIQYFVKWEDGDIVSSQRHINWIRSIYENMTPYVSKNPRGAYVNYRDLDLGKNDEAAKWGQKYFKNNFERLKIVKGMVDPYNFFAYEQSIPLPSLNLSEGKREVE